A window of the Pelagicoccus enzymogenes genome harbors these coding sequences:
- the fliQ gene encoding flagellar biosynthesis protein FliQ produces the protein MNLETAIELFRQAVTNALMLVSPILITTIVVGLVISLIQSVTSIQEQTLSFAPKLFAVGGILIIGSSWLLKTLMGFTIEIYQKIPEVPF, from the coding sequence ATGAACCTCGAAACCGCAATCGAACTGTTCCGTCAGGCCGTGACCAACGCGCTCATGCTGGTTAGCCCGATCCTTATCACGACGATCGTCGTGGGCTTGGTGATTAGCCTTATCCAGTCCGTCACCAGTATTCAGGAACAGACCCTGTCTTTCGCTCCTAAGCTCTTCGCGGTTGGAGGAATTCTGATCATTGGCTCCTCTTGGCTGCTTAAAACGCTGATGGGCTTCACCATCGAGATCTACCAAAAGATTCCGGAGGTTCCTTTCTGA